One Syntrophomonadaceae bacterium genomic window carries:
- a CDS encoding SIR2 family protein, whose amino-acid sequence MNVYHDPVRQENYLRQCLAHDKKPIGILLGAGAPMAIKNIIDGQACPIIPDIAEMTKQIYSLLSEDEGLKDSFSTICSHFATDGKPIPNIEEVLSHIRSLKQIIGTGEVRGLKTSELNELDCFICNKINDLVDKCLTEKNTPYHKIAAWIRAISRTNPVEIFTTNYDLLMEQALEDLRVSYYDGFSGSRFTFFDTHTIEDDQLPSKWARLWKLHGSINWYINEHGIVYRSISPSQHGDRQVIHPSHLKYDESRKMPYLALIDRLKSFIKSPSALLLTCGYSYRDMHLNDIINQGLQSNPTAIVFGLLHNDLNSYVEAMKLAQNCPNLNLLAYSDAMIGMKYLTWIEKDSNKGDLYNSIAIEWMTGTTSSNSIAKFKLGDFSSLGDFFEEIIGSEPQRRDS is encoded by the coding sequence ATGAATGTATATCATGATCCTGTCAGGCAGGAAAATTATCTTCGCCAGTGTTTAGCCCATGATAAAAAGCCGATAGGAATTTTGTTAGGAGCTGGCGCTCCAATGGCAATTAAAAACATAATAGATGGACAGGCCTGTCCAATCATACCAGATATTGCAGAAATGACTAAACAGATATATAGTTTGCTTTCTGAAGATGAAGGATTAAAGGACTCATTTTCAACTATCTGCTCTCATTTTGCAACTGATGGAAAGCCAATACCTAATATTGAAGAAGTATTAAGCCATATACGGTCATTAAAACAAATAATAGGTACAGGTGAAGTTAGAGGATTAAAGACATCGGAGTTAAATGAGCTAGATTGTTTTATTTGCAATAAAATTAATGATCTTGTGGACAAGTGTTTAACTGAGAAAAATACACCATACCATAAAATTGCCGCATGGATTAGAGCAATCTCAAGAACAAATCCAGTTGAAATTTTTACAACAAATTATGATTTATTAATGGAACAGGCATTAGAAGATTTAAGAGTATCTTATTATGATGGGTTTTCTGGATCACGTTTTACTTTTTTTGATACCCATACAATTGAAGATGACCAACTTCCAAGTAAATGGGCAAGACTTTGGAAACTTCATGGTTCAATAAACTGGTATATTAATGAACATGGAATTGTATATCGTAGCATTTCACCATCTCAACATGGTGATAGGCAAGTTATACACCCTTCCCACCTTAAATACGATGAGAGTAGAAAGATGCCATATCTGGCATTAATCGATAGGCTCAAATCATTTATTAAATCTCCATCAGCACTATTATTGACTTGTGGTTATTCATATCGCGATATGCATCTGAATGACATAATAAATCAAGGCTTACAAAGTAATCCAACTGCGATTGTATTTGGATTGTTACATAATGACCTTAACTCATATGTAGAAGCTATGAAATTAGCCCAAAATTGCCCAAATCTTAATCTTTTGGCGTATAGTGATGCAATGATCGGGATGAAGTACTTAACTTGGATCGAGAAAGATAGTAATAAAGGAGATTTATATAATTCTATTGCTATAGAGTGGATGACAGGTACCACAAGTAGTAATTCAATAGCTAAATTTAAATTGGGTGATTTTAGTAGCCTAGGAGATTTTTTTGAGGAAATTATTGGTTCGGAACCACAAAGGAGAGATTCTTGA